The following coding sequences lie in one Panicum virgatum strain AP13 chromosome 6N, P.virgatum_v5, whole genome shotgun sequence genomic window:
- the LOC120680283 gene encoding DNA-directed RNA polymerases IV and V subunit 2-like, producing the protein MVDQSSDVSDSDMMDFLNLDGDGEGDCDSPKKDSTKGEQQPFVDADVDQSVMEVDFTGTPAAEDKGKGNVSLDLRTQVPVDFNVASLERFCKEATRAFISENGLVSHQINSFNDFVSHGLQELIDSIGEITVEPDYNPSNKDDGAWKHATIKFGKVTFEQPVFMVENSDLDVQDLKLKPRHARLQKMTYSSRINVEMTVQVYTLEKSDKAKTGKDMHVSRRDIMEETKQVGIGMLPVMVKSKLCWLHKLQESDCQFDSGGYFLIKGTEKVFIAEEQKCLSRIWITDRPCLEASYISVIKREKIYVKLVQSKRNESRKVINISFLGAIMPIWVVFFALGVSSDKEAFDMIDISDCDDCIVNIISSTVKESHEECEGFRTPGRAREYVDKLIRKTKFPPEEAFDEYICKYMFPGVNGIRCKAIFLGYMVKCLLMAYSGNRKCDNKDDFRNKRLDLACQLLRRELWVHVMFAQRRMVKLMQKDLSSDGNLQDLRHYVDASIITNGLNRAFSTGSWRHPYKSERCSGVVATLRRANPLQMMSDLRKTRQWFAYSGTTGDARYPNPSYWGKLCFLSTPDGEKCGFVKNLAVTAMVSSVVKKPLIDTFVSCGMNKLDDKITLQDISGKDRIFLNGNLLGVCADPGEFISRFRSLRRNKQIEPQVEIKRDRHNKEVRVFSDPGRILRPLLVVENLRRITRPKGGLYSFQELMDQNIIELIGAEEEEDIRCAPGIRHLFTREKEDVPSDYTHCELDSSFLLGLSCSLIPFANHNNAKRVLMQAEKLSQQAIGYSPLNSRSRFDSLSHQIFYPQRPLFKTVVADCLGKADYNFGRKDDFTPTEYFNGQNAIVSVNVHQGFNQEDSLVLNRASLERGMFRTLHFKSYKANVENKEITRRLKHKEKLNFGKVQSKKGKVDSLDNEGLPYVGASLQSGDIVIGKVTESGEDFSVKLMYTEKGMVEKVVLSANDDGMNFATVTLRQSRSPCVGDKFASMHGQKGVVGLLDSQENFPFTRQGIVPDIVINPHGFPTRQTPGQLLEAALGKGIALGGKVRYATPFTTPSVDVITEQLHKAGFSRWGGESVLNGHTGERMKSLVFIGPTFYQRLTHMSEDKVKFRNTGPVHPLTRQPVEDKKRFGGVKFGEMERDCLLGHGAAASLHERLFMLSDFSQMHICQACERVANVIMRPESGGKKVHGPYCLFCRSAEQIVRINVPYGAKLLYQELFSMGICLKFDTEVR; encoded by the exons ATGGTTGATCAGTCATCTGACGTCTCAGATTCAGACATGATGGATTTCCTTAATTtggatggtgatggagaaggtGACTGTGACTCCCCCAAAAAGGACAGCACAAAAGGGGAGCAACAGCCTTTTGTCGATGCTGATGTAGATCAGTCTGTTATGGAGGTGGATTTTACAGGAACACCAGCTGCAGAAGATAAAGGCAAAGGAAACGTGTCTTTGGACCTACGCACGCAAGTCCCTGTTGACTTCAATGTTGCAAGCCTGGAGAGGTTTTGCAAAGAAGCAACAAGAGCATTCATCAGTGAGAATGGACTAGTTAGCCATCAGATAAATTCGTTCAATGATTTTGTCTCTCATGGGCTCCAGGAGCTCATTGATTCTATTGGGGAAATTACTGTAGAGCCTGATTATAACCCTTCAAACAAAGATGATGGAGCTTGGAAACATGCAACTATCAAATTTGGTAAAGTTACATTCGAACAGCCAGTGTTCATGGTTGAAAACAGTGATCTTGATGTGCAAGATCTCAAGTTGAAGCCTAGACATGCTCGCCTCCAGAAGATGACATATTCGTCCAGGATAAACGTTGAAATGACTGTTCAG GTCTATACACTCGAAAAAAGTGACAAAGCCAAAACTGGTAAGGATATGCATGTTTCTAGGAGGGATATAATGGAAGAAACTAAACAAGTTGGCATTGGAATGTTACCTGTCATGGTGAAGTCAAAATTGTGCTGGCTGCATAAACTTCAGGAAAGTGACTGTCAGTTTGATTCTGGTGGCTACTTTTTGATCAAAGGGACAGAAAAG GTATTCATCGCTGAAGAGCAGAAATGTTTATCCAGGATTTGGATCACGGATCGTCCCTGCTTGGAAGCAAGTTACATAAGTGTAATCAAACGAGAAAAGATATATGTAAAACTTGTTCAGTCTAAAAGGAATGAAAGCCGCAAAGTTATCAACATTTCCTTCCTGGGTGCGATTATGCCAATCTGGGTAGTGTTTTTTGCCCTAGGGGTATCGTCAGATAAGGAAGCTTTTGATATGATTGATATATCAGACTGTGATGATTGTATTGTCaacataatatcatcaactgTGAAAGAATCTCATGAAGAATGTGAAGGCTTCCGCACTCCAGGTAGAGCTCGTGAATATGTTGATAAGTTGATCAGAAAAACAAAGTTTCCGCCTGAAGAAGCCTTTGATGAGTATATTTGTAAGTATATGTTTCCTGGTGTCAATGGGATTAGGTGCAAGGCAATTTTCCTGGGTTACATGGTCAAATGCCTGCTAATGGCTTACTCTGGGAATCGAAAATGTGATAATAAGGATGATTTCCGTAACAAGAGGCTAGATCTTGCCTGCCAATTGCTTCGGAGAGAACTCTGGGTGCATGTTATGTTTGCACAAAGACGCATGGTTAAACTCATGCAAAAAGATTTGAGCTCTGATGGAAACTTACAAGATCTTAGGCATTACGTGGATGCATCAATTATTACCAATGGTTTGAACCGGGCCTTCTCCACTGGTTCCTGGCGGCATCCATATAAATCAGAAAGGTGTTCAGGGGTTGTAGCAACCCTTCGGAGAGCAAATCCACTTCAAATGATGTCTGACTTGAGGAAGACTCGACAGTGGTTTGCTTATTCTGGAACAACTGGGGATGCAAGATACCC GAATCCATCCTACTGGGGAAAATTGTGTTTTTTGTCCACCCCTGATGGTGAAAAGTGCGGATTCGTGAAAAACCTTGCTGTTACGGCTATGGTTAGCTCTGTGGTGAAGAAACCGCTGATTGATACATTTGTCTCTTGTGGAATGAACAAACTGGATGATAAAATTACTCTACAAGATATTTCTGGGAAAGACAGGATTTTCTTGAATGGGAACCTGCTTGGAGTGTGTGCCGACCCAGGCGAATTTATTTCACGTTTTAGAAGCTTAAGGCGTAACAAGCAAATTGAGCCACAG GTTGAAATCAAAAGGGACAGGCACAATAAAGAAGTTCGTGTATTTTCTGATCCAGGGAGAATTCTAAGACCACTTCTTGTAGTTGAAAATCTAAGAAGAATCACAAGACCGAAAGGTGGATTGTACTCATTTCAGGAACTTATGGATCAAAACATAATTGAACTAATTGGTGCTGAAGAAGAGGAGGATATCCGATGTGCTCCTGGAATTAGGCATCTATTCACAAGGGAGAAAGAAGATGTGCCTTCTGATTATACTCATTGTGAACTTGATAGTTCTTTCTTGCTAGGGTTGAGTTGCAGTCTCATTCCCTTTGCCAACCATAATAACGCTAAGAGGGTTCTGATGCAAGCTGAAAAATTATCACAGCAGGCTATTGGCTACTCCCCTTTAAACTCACGCTCAAGATTTGATAGCctctcacatcaaatcttctatCCACAGAGACCCTTGTTTAAAACTGTGGTGGCAGACTGTCTTGGAAAGGCAGACTATAACTTTGGACGAAAAGATGACTTCACTCCAACAGAATATTTCAATGGCCAAAATGCAATAGTCTCCGTCAACGTTCATCAGGGATTTAACCAAGAAGATTCTCTAGTTTTGAATAGGGCCTCTCTAGAGCGTGGCATGTTTCGTACACTACATTTCAAGAGCTATAAAGCCAATGTTGAAAACAAAGAGATCACTAGACGactcaaacacaaggaaaagctcAATTTTGGTAAAGTGCAAAGCAAGAAGGGGAAGGTTGACAGTCTGGACAATGAGGGTTTACCATATGTTGGAGCAAGTCTTCAAAGTGGTGACATTGTGATTGGGAAGGTTACAGAATCTGGTGAAGATTTTAGTGTTAAACTGATGTATACTGAGAAAGGGATGGTAGAGAAGGTAGTTCTTTCAGCAAATGATGATGGGATGAACTTTGCAACTGTTACTCTAAGACAG TCTCGCTCGCCATGTGTCGGAGACAAGTTTGCCAGCATGCATGGGCAGAAAGGAGTGGTAGGCCTTTTGGATTCTCAGGAGAACTTCCCATTTACTCGCCAAGGGATAGTTCCGGATATTGTCATAAACCCACATGGCTTTCCAACTCGTCAAACTCCTGGTCAGTTGCTTGAAGCTGCTTTGGGGAAGGGGATTGCCTTGGGTGGGAAGGTGAGATACGCGACACCATTCACCACTCCTTCTGTGGATGTGATCACTGAACAGTTACACAA GGCTGGTTTTTCAAGGTGGGGTGGGGAGAGCGTCCTGAATGGGCACACTGGTGAGCGGATGAAGTCGCTGGTCTTCATCGGCCCGACTTTCTACCAGCGGCTGACCCACATGTCCGAGGACAAGGTGAAGTTCCGCAACACGGGGCCTGTGCACCCGCTCACGCGGCAGCCGGTGGAGGACAAGAAGCGGTTTGGTGGCGTCAAGTTCGGGGAGATGGAGCGAGACTGCCTCCTCGGCCACGGCGCTGCTGCCAGCCTCCATGAGCGCCTGTTCATGCTAAGCGATTTCTCGCAGATGCACATCTGCCAGGCCTGCGAGCGCGTGGCCAACGTGATCATGCGCCCCGAATCTGGTGGCAAGAAGGTGCACGGCCCCTACTGCCTCTTCTGCCGGTCCGCAGAGCAGATCGTCCGGATCAATGTGCCTTATGGAGCCAAGCTGCTGTACCAGGAGCTCTTCAGCATGGGCATCTGCCTCAAATTCGACACCGAGGTCCGCTAG